The Natranaeroarchaeum aerophilus DNA segment CACCGCAACATCTCGGACAAACGGTTCGACTTCGTCGTGATACAGGCCGGTTCGATCCCAGAGCAACGTCCTGGCGTTCCAGCCGTACTCGCGTTCGATCCGATCGCGTTCGTATCGGTGCGGGTAGTCGAGCCACTGCGCGTAGATCCCGTGTTTGCGGAAGCGCTTTTCGATGTTGCGTTTCGTTCTCTGGTCGATCGATGCCCCTCCGACGTATCTGATATCGAGCAGAAGGTCTCGTCGCTCCGGGTCAAGGCCCTCAAACTGGTCTCGACCGAACAGGCCGACGAACCTGCGGTGAAACGAGTCGGAGCGTTCTTTGCTATCGGGGATCCCATCCCCGTCTTCGTCGGTGAACCGGCGGTCCGTCAGGTACCCACCTGCGCTGACGCCTGCTGGGACGCCAATCCCCCCACCGACCGACTGAAGCACCGCCCTGCGGCTTGTTCGGGGCTTCTCCTCGCCACCGTCCGTCGAGGGGGGCATTTCTCATCTCATCGGTTTGCATGATTATATATGAAGATACTGGCCGCTTGCTGGACATTCCTCTTCTATGAGGTATTCTTGTTACTCCGTGTCGGGTGTGACGAGTTCGTTATTTCGATCGAACAGGTTCGGCAGTACAACCTCAGTACTGCCAAACATCGCCGGCGCGTCGGCGCTTGCCTCGGTCTGCTCCGTGGGTACGGCGCTCTCACTGTCAGGGGTCTCTGTGGCCGGTGTGGCGTGGCGATCGGCGGTTTCACTTGTCGTTCTGACGGCTCGTCGTGTTGTCTGCGTGTTGGCTGGCATTGAATGAACTGCGGTGGATCGGTCGGCTACTGGACGTGGGTCAGAAAGAGGGGTCGCGTACTGCTACAGATGTGTGCATCGTATCTACCACTGTGAGCTTATCCTTAATAATTGTTTATGTTGTTTCTCCCCTTCCGACTCCGGCCACCCACGCACGTCTGTACGGACCAAAACCTCATCTATACGCAGAATAGATATCACATAGTGACGACGAACGAGCCGATTTCCGTTCTATACGTCAACGACGACCCCGAACTGCTTCGGTTGGTCAGTACACGTCTCGAACGGGAACGCGACCACCTGACGATCCACAGGGCCGACTCCGTCGAAGACGGGCTTTCGATCCTGCGAACCGACGACATCGATTGCATTCTGAGCGATTACTACATGCCCGACCGAAACGGGCTCGATTTTCTCCGAACCGTCCGTGCGGACGACGACGAGATCCCGTTTATACTGTTCACCGAAACGGGCGACGAATCCGTTGCGAGCGAGAGCATCAGCGCGGGCGTCACCGATTACATCATCCAGGAAGCGATCGGCAACCAGTCCGCACTGCTGGCAAACAAGATCACGACACACGTTGAGCACATCCGCGCACGTCGAACGGTGGAGTATACGGATCGACAGCTTCGAGACATCGCCGAGACGACCGAAGATGTTCTGTGGGTATTCTCGGCCGACTGGTCGGAGCTTCGATTTGCCAACTCCGCCTACGAGGAGACATTCGGCCACTCGATTGAGGAGCTTCGAGCTGATCCCTCGTCATTTCTCGCGCAGGTGGTTGCGGACGATCGGGACCGCGTGCAGCGGGCGATGGAGCGGGTTTCGGATGGAGAGCCACTACGGATTGAATATCGGGTGAACTACTCCGATGATATTCGTCTCTGGGTCGAATCACGATGTCGGCCGGGATTCGACGAGAACGGCGACCTGGACTATGTCGCCGGATTTACCCGCGATATCACCGAGCAGAAATCTCACGAGAAAAGCCTCGTTCTCAAAAACGAACAGCTAGAGCAGTTCAGCTCGACGGTAGCACACGACCTGCGTAACCCCCTCAACATTGCCGATGGGAACATCGACCTCGCACGTGAGGAGTGTGACAGCCAGTATCTCGACATTGCGTCGGAGGCAGTCTCCGAGATGGCCGTGCTCATCGACGAACTGCTCGCGCTCGCAAAGGAAGGCGAGACTATCGACGAACGGTCACAGGTCGGGTTCGAAGAACTCGTCCGGTCGGGGGCTCGAAACGTTGTTCTGGATGCAACACGACTCGATATCCAGGGCAGCGCAACGCTCGACTGTGACCCCTCGCGGCTGCGCGAGGCGCTGGAGAACCTGTTACGGAACGCGACCGGCCACGGAGGCGAGGATGTGATGGTAACGGTTGGGTTGATCGACGACGGAACCGGGTTCTACGTCGAGGACGATGGGCAAGGAATCCCTGCCGACAAGCGGAATGTCATCTTCGAGCGCGGACATACTGAGTCACAGCACGGGAGCGGGTTCGGGCTGGCAATCGTCGACCAGATCGTCGATGCACACGGCTGGGAAATCGTGGCAACCGAAAGTTCCAGCGGCGGCGCACGCTTCGAGATCACCGGGATCGATTCACTCTCGATCGAATCGGAGTGAGGCCGGTGATTTCGAGCCTCAGATATTTTTTCGCTGCGCTCAGTCATTCTAAAGCACCGAAAGACTCCCTCCGGTCGTCTTTCGACTTTCCGCACTAGTCGTGGCGGAAACACCGAAAGACTCCCTCCGGTCGTCTTTCGAGCTTTCGACATTCCCTCGCTAACGCTCAGTCATGTCTAAAGCACCGCTGGCCGGTCATTACCATCGCGATATCGTGTTCGTCGGCGGCTTCGATGACGTCCTCGTCGTTGACCGACCCACCGGGTTGAATCACAGCCTCGATGCCCGCTTCTGCGGCTTTCTCGATGCCGTCCGGGAACGGGAAGAACGCGTCTGAAGCCATCACTGCGCCCTCCGCTGACTTTCCTTCTGCGTCGCGCTCGGCTTTCATTGTGGCGATCTCGACCGCGTCGACGCGCGAGACCTGTCCCGCGCCGACGCCGACGGTCTCGGTACCGCTGGCGAAGAGGATCGCGTTCGATTTGACGTGTTTGATCGTCTGCCAGGCAAAG contains these protein-coding regions:
- a CDS encoding ATP-binding response regulator produces the protein MTTNEPISVLYVNDDPELLRLVSTRLERERDHLTIHRADSVEDGLSILRTDDIDCILSDYYMPDRNGLDFLRTVRADDDEIPFILFTETGDESVASESISAGVTDYIIQEAIGNQSALLANKITTHVEHIRARRTVEYTDRQLRDIAETTEDVLWVFSADWSELRFANSAYEETFGHSIEELRADPSSFLAQVVADDRDRVQRAMERVSDGEPLRIEYRVNYSDDIRLWVESRCRPGFDENGDLDYVAGFTRDITEQKSHEKSLVLKNEQLEQFSSTVAHDLRNPLNIADGNIDLAREECDSQYLDIASEAVSEMAVLIDELLALAKEGETIDERSQVGFEELVRSGARNVVLDATRLDIQGSATLDCDPSRLREALENLLRNATGHGGEDVMVTVGLIDDGTGFYVEDDGQGIPADKRNVIFERGHTESQHGSGFGLAIVDQIVDAHGWEIVATESSSGGARFEITGIDSLSIESE